A region from the Sandaracinus amylolyticus genome encodes:
- a CDS encoding SDR family oxidoreductase, translating to MDARLPAITLVTGAASGIGAAVTAALVREGGRVVAIDRDERAPFDHPAISRYRADVRDARALVDIVERAERELGAIDGLVHAAGVLSLGAICDAPDDALRDALAVNVEGLWSISRALAPRMIRRARGAIVTISSNAGSTPRVGMGAYCASKAAATMLTQCLALELAPHGIRCNVVSPGSTDTPMLRRMLDGASPSELVRGRPGAFKLGIPLGRVATPDDVAQVALFLLSERARHVTLQDVRVDGGATF from the coding sequence GTGGACGCGCGCCTGCCCGCGATCACGCTGGTCACCGGCGCGGCGTCGGGGATCGGCGCGGCGGTCACCGCCGCGCTCGTGCGCGAGGGCGGGCGTGTCGTCGCGATCGATCGGGACGAGCGCGCGCCCTTCGACCACCCCGCGATCTCGAGGTACCGCGCCGACGTGCGCGATGCGCGCGCGCTCGTCGACATCGTCGAGCGTGCGGAGCGCGAGCTCGGCGCGATCGACGGCCTCGTGCACGCGGCGGGCGTCCTGTCGCTCGGCGCGATCTGCGATGCGCCCGACGACGCGCTCCGTGACGCGCTCGCGGTGAACGTCGAGGGGCTCTGGTCGATCTCGCGCGCCCTCGCACCCCGCATGATCCGCCGCGCGCGCGGCGCGATCGTCACGATCTCGTCGAACGCGGGATCGACGCCGCGCGTGGGCATGGGCGCGTACTGCGCGAGCAAGGCCGCCGCGACGATGCTGACGCAGTGCCTCGCGCTCGAGCTCGCGCCGCACGGCATCCGCTGCAACGTCGTGTCGCCAGGCTCGACCGACACGCCGATGTTGCGGCGCATGCTCGACGGCGCCTCGCCGAGCGAGCTCGTCCGCGGTCGCCCCGGCGCGTTCAAGCTGGGCATCCCGCTGGGCCGCGTCGCGACGCCCGACGACGTCGCGCAGGTCGCGCTCTTCCTCCTCTCCGAGCGCGCGCGGCACGTGACGCTCCAGGACGTGCGGGTCGACGGTGGCGCGACGTTCTGA
- a CDS encoding class I SAM-dependent methyltransferase, which yields MLAPWLEARPRPRAHALVPLDATSVLLVGCGVGDDALALAERIVGARVTGVDTSLARIDEALRRARHVALAVRFAVADARALPFDDGRFDVVLADRVLGDVDDRLRAMRELARVTRAGGRVLVHDRAEVISPRDVERDDDVMTLLARAGLVAIEIADEGMLDDGARVVTLIGLKPRDEEP from the coding sequence ATGCTGGCGCCGTGGCTCGAGGCACGTCCGCGCCCCCGTGCGCACGCGCTCGTCCCGCTCGACGCGACGAGCGTGCTGCTCGTCGGCTGTGGCGTCGGCGACGACGCGCTCGCGCTCGCCGAGCGCATCGTGGGCGCGCGCGTGACGGGTGTGGACACGTCGCTCGCGCGCATCGACGAGGCGCTCCGGCGCGCTCGTCACGTCGCGCTCGCGGTGCGCTTCGCGGTCGCCGACGCGCGCGCGTTGCCCTTCGACGACGGGCGCTTCGACGTCGTGCTCGCCGATCGCGTGCTGGGCGACGTCGACGATCGCCTGCGCGCGATGCGCGAGCTCGCGCGGGTCACGCGCGCTGGGGGCCGAGTGCTGGTGCACGATCGCGCCGAGGTGATCTCGCCGCGCGACGTCGAGCGCGACGATGACGTGATGACGCTGCTCGCGCGCGCGGGGCTCGTCGCGATCGAGATCGCCGACGAGGGCATGCTCGACGACGGCGCGCGCGTCGTGACGCTGATCGGCCTCAAGCCGCGCGACGAGGAGCCCTGA
- a CDS encoding isochorismatase family protein has product MALPTIAPYELPTPRSWPECRARWTLEPSRAALLVHDMQAYFLRPFDPSASPLRPVLEHVRALVGACARVGVPALFSVQPGEQSRDERGLLWDLWGPGIVEHPSLAKLGLDVGEIDADALIPKRRYSAFFETRLHDRLRTLGRDQLMITGIYAHIGCLTTAVDGCMRGVQPFFLADATADFSREDHEIALRQVARTAGVVLTTSDALRALEPSRGEG; this is encoded by the coding sequence ATGGCCCTTCCCACGATCGCCCCCTACGAGCTCCCCACACCGCGCTCGTGGCCCGAGTGTCGCGCGCGCTGGACGCTCGAGCCCTCGCGCGCCGCGCTGCTCGTGCACGACATGCAGGCGTACTTCCTGCGGCCGTTCGATCCCAGCGCGTCGCCGCTCCGTCCGGTGCTCGAGCACGTGCGCGCGCTCGTCGGCGCGTGCGCGCGCGTCGGCGTTCCCGCGCTGTTCTCGGTGCAGCCGGGCGAGCAGAGCCGCGATGAGCGCGGCCTGCTCTGGGATCTCTGGGGACCCGGCATCGTCGAGCATCCCAGCCTCGCGAAGCTGGGCCTCGACGTCGGTGAGATCGACGCGGACGCGCTGATCCCGAAGCGGCGCTACAGCGCGTTCTTCGAGACGCGCCTGCACGACCGCCTGCGCACGCTCGGCCGCGATCAGCTGATGATCACCGGCATCTACGCGCACATCGGGTGCCTCACGACGGCGGTCGACGGATGCATGCGCGGGGTGCAGCCCTTCTTCCTCGCCGACGCCACCGCGGACTTCTCGCGCGAGGATCACGAGATCGCGCTGCGCCAGGTCGCGCGCACCGCGGGCGTGGTGCTGACGACGAGCGACGCGCTGCGCGCGCTCGAGCCCTCGCGCGGAGAAGGATGA
- a CDS encoding isochorismate synthase, which translates to MRADVPAFFLAGPTRTVVGEGERESFHGTLRAPERWLAEIDGALAASDDPRAALVVGALPFGEDAPVRLFRPARALVSDAWGATTGASRAIARTPIDRAAHDESGGFVDAVAQAAGAIRGGALKKVVLARATELTVDQRPDVNALLAVLRARNPHGFTYSLDVAPGASDPTRLVGASPELLLSRRGTTVVSVPLAGSSPRCADPIEDRERAARLLRSPKDRHEHEIVVEHVVASLAPLTRALRFEREPVVSATPTMWHLSTRIEGTLRDRDLSSLRLAVALHPTPAVCGLPTRAAREWIARLEALDRGYFTGALGYTRAGGDGDWIVAIRCAEIAGARVRVFAGAGIVGSSDPELELAETSAKMRTVLGALLPSREVDPPRSHAERADDER; encoded by the coding sequence ATGCGCGCCGACGTGCCTGCGTTCTTCCTCGCCGGGCCCACGCGCACCGTGGTGGGCGAGGGCGAGCGCGAGTCGTTCCACGGGACGCTGCGCGCGCCCGAGCGATGGCTCGCGGAGATCGATGGTGCGCTCGCCGCGTCGGACGATCCGCGCGCGGCGCTCGTGGTCGGTGCGCTGCCGTTCGGCGAGGACGCGCCGGTGCGGCTCTTCCGCCCCGCGCGCGCGCTCGTGTCCGACGCGTGGGGAGCGACGACGGGCGCATCGCGCGCGATCGCGCGCACGCCGATCGATCGCGCTGCGCACGACGAGAGCGGCGGGTTCGTCGACGCGGTCGCGCAGGCGGCGGGCGCGATCCGCGGCGGCGCGCTGAAGAAGGTGGTGCTGGCGCGCGCGACGGAGCTCACCGTCGACCAGAGGCCCGACGTGAACGCGCTGCTCGCGGTGCTGCGCGCGCGCAACCCGCACGGCTTCACGTACTCGCTCGACGTCGCGCCCGGCGCGAGCGACCCGACGCGCCTCGTCGGCGCGAGCCCCGAGCTCTTGCTCTCGCGACGCGGGACGACGGTGGTCAGCGTGCCGCTCGCGGGATCGAGCCCGCGCTGCGCAGATCCGATCGAAGATCGCGAGCGCGCCGCGCGCCTCTTGCGCTCGCCGAAGGATCGTCACGAGCACGAGATCGTCGTCGAGCACGTCGTCGCGAGCCTCGCGCCGCTCACGCGCGCGCTCCGCTTCGAGCGGGAGCCGGTGGTCAGCGCGACGCCCACGATGTGGCATCTCTCGACGCGCATCGAGGGAACGCTGCGCGATCGCGATCTCTCCTCGTTGCGCCTGGCCGTCGCGCTGCATCCGACGCCCGCGGTGTGCGGGCTGCCGACGCGCGCGGCGCGCGAGTGGATCGCGCGGCTCGAGGCGCTCGATCGCGGCTACTTCACCGGCGCGCTCGGCTACACGCGCGCGGGCGGCGACGGCGACTGGATCGTCGCGATCCGCTGCGCCGAGATCGCGGGCGCGCGCGTTCGTGTGTTCGCGGGCGCCGGCATCGTCGGCAGCTCCGATCCCGAGCTCGAGCTCGCAGAGACCAGCGCGAAGATGCGCACCGTCCTCGGTGCGCTCCTGCCTTCGCGCGAAGTCGATCCTCCTCGCTCGCACGCCGAGCGAGCCGACGACGAGAGGTAG
- a CDS encoding phosphopantetheine-binding protein, whose protein sequence is MSALPATYPALVAEIAALIEVDASSLAPDDSLLDWGLDSIRLMSLVERIREGGVEVTFADLAEEPTLRGLARRVGVEP, encoded by the coding sequence GTGAGCGCGCTGCCTGCGACGTACCCCGCGCTCGTCGCGGAGATCGCTGCGCTGATCGAGGTCGATGCGAGCTCGCTCGCGCCGGACGACTCGTTGCTCGACTGGGGCCTCGACTCGATCCGACTGATGAGCCTGGTCGAGCGGATCCGCGAGGGCGGGGTCGAGGTGACGTTCGCCGACCTCGCGGAGGAGCCGACGCTGCGCGGTCTCGCGCGTCGCGTGGGGGTGGAGCCGTGA
- a CDS encoding (2,3-dihydroxybenzoyl)adenylate synthase: protein MSTTLLEGCVPWPHDVAERYRRAGHWRGDPLDSIVREGARRHGERVAVVCGARRATYAELDARVDAVASAMIELGIRPLDRVVVQLPNVLELIETLFALWRLGAIPVMALSGHRRAEIAHFCEHTRAVAYVCADVVAGFDHRALAREVKAGTPTLRHVIVVGDAQELVPFASLDGAPRTLPAVDARQVALLQLSGGSTGTPKLIPRTHDDYLYSVRASVPICGLDARSVYLVALPGAHNFPLSSPGVLGALVAGARVVMSREAHPDAAFPLLSREGVTITALVPPLARAWLAAMRARGLRFPSLEVLQVGGAKLGVELARDLIEGLGCRLQQVFGMAEGLVCYTRLDDPLERVITTQGRPISEDDEVRIVDDEDRDVPEGEVGHLLARGPYTIRGYYRVPEHDAIAFTRDGFYRTGDRVRRMPDGSLVVEGRAKEQINRGGEKIAPAELEQHLVAHPDVREAAVLGMHDAIVGERICAIVVGDRPITRAALMAHLRARGVATFKLPDRVELVSDALPRTSVGKIDKAALASRLAAGGAS from the coding sequence ATGAGCACGACGCTGCTCGAGGGCTGCGTGCCCTGGCCCCACGACGTCGCAGAGCGGTATCGACGCGCCGGGCACTGGCGAGGTGATCCACTCGACTCGATCGTGCGCGAGGGCGCGCGACGTCACGGCGAGCGCGTCGCCGTCGTGTGCGGCGCACGGCGCGCGACGTACGCGGAGCTCGATGCGCGCGTCGATGCCGTGGCGTCCGCGATGATCGAGCTCGGGATCCGTCCGCTCGATCGCGTGGTGGTGCAGCTGCCGAACGTGCTCGAGCTGATCGAGACGCTGTTCGCGTTGTGGCGGCTCGGTGCGATCCCCGTGATGGCGCTGTCGGGTCATCGGCGCGCGGAGATCGCGCACTTCTGCGAGCACACGCGCGCGGTCGCGTACGTCTGCGCCGACGTGGTCGCCGGGTTCGACCACCGCGCGCTCGCGCGCGAGGTGAAGGCCGGCACGCCGACGCTCAGACACGTCATCGTCGTCGGCGATGCGCAGGAGCTGGTGCCGTTCGCGTCGCTCGACGGCGCGCCGCGCACGCTGCCCGCCGTCGACGCGAGGCAGGTCGCGCTGCTGCAGCTGTCGGGCGGCAGCACCGGGACGCCGAAGCTGATCCCGCGCACGCACGACGACTATCTCTACAGCGTGCGCGCGAGCGTGCCGATCTGCGGGCTCGACGCGCGGAGCGTGTACCTCGTCGCGCTGCCGGGCGCGCACAATTTCCCATTGAGCTCGCCGGGGGTGCTCGGCGCGCTCGTCGCGGGGGCGCGCGTCGTGATGAGCCGCGAGGCTCATCCCGACGCCGCGTTCCCGCTGCTCTCGCGCGAGGGCGTGACGATCACGGCGCTCGTGCCGCCGCTCGCGCGCGCGTGGCTCGCGGCGATGCGCGCGCGCGGGCTGCGCTTTCCTTCGCTCGAGGTGCTGCAGGTCGGCGGCGCGAAGCTCGGCGTCGAGCTCGCGCGTGATCTGATCGAGGGCCTCGGGTGCCGACTCCAGCAGGTCTTCGGGATGGCCGAAGGGCTCGTCTGCTACACGCGCCTCGACGATCCGCTCGAGCGCGTGATCACCACGCAGGGCCGGCCGATCTCCGAGGACGACGAAGTGCGCATCGTCGACGACGAGGATCGCGACGTGCCGGAGGGCGAGGTGGGGCACCTGCTCGCGCGCGGGCCCTACACGATCCGCGGCTACTACCGCGTGCCCGAGCACGACGCGATCGCGTTCACGCGCGACGGGTTCTATCGCACCGGCGATCGCGTCCGCCGCATGCCCGACGGGTCGCTCGTCGTCGAAGGGCGCGCGAAGGAGCAGATCAACCGCGGCGGCGAGAAGATCGCGCCCGCCGAGCTCGAGCAGCACCTCGTCGCGCATCCCGACGTGCGCGAGGCGGCGGTGCTCGGCATGCACGACGCGATCGTCGGCGAGCGCATCTGCGCGATCGTGGTCGGTGATCGCCCGATCACGCGTGCCGCGCTGATGGCGCACCTGCGCGCGCGCGGTGTCGCGACCTTCAAGCTCCCCGATCGCGTGGAGCTCGTGAGCGACGCGCTGCCGCGCACCAGCGTCGGGAAGATCGACAAGGCCGCGCTGGCGAGTCGCCTCGCCGCGGGAGGAGCGTCGTGA
- a CDS encoding siderophore-interacting protein, with protein sequence MAHDPSLFELVRHPIAMRTLEVKRVVALTPRMTRVTLGGADLAGFRSLAPEDHVKIFFPRPGERDPILPVIGPSGLPAPSDGPKPIARDYTPRRYDPDRGELDVDFFLHGHGVASTWAAQATPGQVVGVAGPRGSYVLTREVAWHLFVGDETAQPEIARRIEELPASVAVRVVLLVDGPEEEQPWPASGPIGARWVHRRAGEVLLDAVRALALPEGEGFAWLAGEASQVRAVYRHLLVDRGLPASHVHASGHWKRGVAAHDHHEPIAVDER encoded by the coding sequence ATGGCTCACGATCCTTCGCTCTTCGAGCTGGTGCGGCACCCGATCGCGATGCGGACGCTGGAGGTGAAGCGCGTCGTCGCGCTCACGCCGCGCATGACGCGCGTCACGCTCGGCGGCGCCGACCTCGCTGGGTTCCGGTCGCTCGCGCCCGAGGACCACGTGAAGATCTTCTTCCCGCGGCCGGGCGAGCGCGATCCGATCCTGCCGGTGATCGGGCCCTCCGGGCTGCCCGCGCCGAGCGACGGACCGAAGCCGATCGCGCGCGACTACACGCCGCGTCGCTACGACCCGGATCGCGGCGAGCTCGACGTCGACTTCTTCCTGCACGGCCACGGCGTCGCGTCGACGTGGGCCGCGCAGGCGACGCCCGGACAGGTCGTCGGCGTCGCGGGACCGCGCGGCTCGTACGTGCTCACGCGCGAGGTGGCGTGGCACCTCTTCGTCGGCGACGAGACGGCGCAGCCCGAGATCGCGCGACGGATCGAGGAGCTGCCGGCGAGCGTCGCCGTGCGCGTGGTGCTCTTGGTCGACGGGCCCGAGGAAGAGCAGCCGTGGCCGGCGTCGGGGCCGATCGGGGCGCGCTGGGTGCATCGCCGCGCGGGCGAGGTGCTGCTCGATGCGGTGCGCGCGCTCGCGCTGCCCGAGGGCGAAGGCTTCGCGTGGCTCGCGGGCGAGGCGTCGCAAGTGCGCGCGGTGTATCGACACCTCCTCGTCGATCGCGGCCTGCCCGCGTCGCACGTGCACGCGTCGGGGCACTGGAAGCGCGGCGTCGCCGCGCACGATCACCACGAGCCGATCGCGGTGGACGAGCGATGA
- a CDS encoding aspartate aminotransferase family protein, which translates to MPDSLPRPHPSTWPLDRSHALLDEARALVPGLTLSMMKRPEHFAPGSFPVYLARGRGALVEDVDGNEYVDFVCGLGATSLGHAHPALLEAARDALELGLVHSLPTELEVRAARALVGVVPGAEMARFFKTGADATSAAVRLARAITGKERVVTVGYNGWHDHFMFDTPGVPSALATLTTRLPLFTSDDEPRLLETIRSGARELAAVVISVPYNRCVTRDLLLALRDVCTSAGVLLVFDEIVTGFRLALGGAQELFDVRPDLSCFSKAMAGGMPLSAVVGPRAHLEQMERLQVSTTFGGELVSLAVCLRTIEICRDTGYVAHVASLGRALREGVSRAAEELGAPLRVLGYDAIPFFSFSPDAQRHVALMRDFQGRMARRGVLLRRDVNFLCAAHTRAQIEHAIGAARESLSEMRAAGAFGA; encoded by the coding sequence ATGCCCGACAGCCTCCCCCGACCGCACCCCAGCACGTGGCCGCTCGACCGGTCGCACGCGCTGCTCGACGAGGCGCGCGCGCTCGTCCCAGGGCTGACGCTCTCGATGATGAAGCGGCCCGAGCACTTCGCGCCGGGCAGCTTTCCCGTCTACCTCGCGCGCGGTCGCGGCGCGCTCGTCGAGGACGTCGACGGCAACGAGTACGTCGACTTCGTCTGCGGCCTCGGCGCGACGTCGCTCGGTCACGCGCACCCTGCGCTGCTCGAGGCTGCACGCGACGCGCTCGAGCTCGGGCTCGTGCACTCGTTGCCGACCGAGCTCGAGGTGCGCGCGGCGAGGGCGCTCGTCGGTGTCGTGCCCGGCGCGGAGATGGCGCGCTTCTTCAAGACCGGCGCGGACGCGACGTCCGCCGCGGTCCGCCTCGCGCGCGCGATCACGGGCAAGGAGCGCGTCGTGACCGTCGGATACAACGGCTGGCACGACCACTTCATGTTCGACACGCCGGGCGTGCCGAGCGCGCTCGCGACGCTGACGACGCGCCTTCCGCTCTTCACGTCCGACGACGAGCCGCGCTTGCTCGAGACGATCCGCAGCGGCGCGCGCGAGCTCGCGGCGGTGGTGATCTCGGTTCCCTACAACCGCTGCGTGACGCGCGATCTGTTGCTCGCGCTGCGCGACGTGTGCACGAGCGCGGGCGTGCTGCTCGTCTTCGACGAGATCGTCACCGGGTTCCGCCTCGCGCTCGGCGGCGCGCAGGAGCTCTTCGACGTGCGGCCCGATCTGTCGTGCTTCTCGAAGGCGATGGCGGGTGGGATGCCGCTCTCCGCGGTCGTCGGTCCGCGCGCGCACCTCGAGCAGATGGAGCGCTTGCAGGTGTCGACGACGTTCGGCGGAGAGCTCGTCTCGCTCGCGGTCTGTCTGCGCACCATCGAGATCTGTCGCGACACCGGCTACGTCGCGCACGTCGCGTCGCTCGGGCGTGCGCTGCGCGAAGGCGTGAGCCGCGCGGCGGAGGAGCTCGGCGCACCGCTGCGCGTGCTCGGGTACGACGCGATCCCGTTCTTCTCGTTCTCGCCCGATGCGCAGCGACACGTCGCGCTCATGCGCGACTTCCAGGGGCGCATGGCGCGCCGCGGAGTGCTGCTGCGTCGCGACGTGAACTTCCTGTGCGCGGCCCACACGCGCGCGCAGATCGAGCACGCGATCGGCGCCGCGCGAGAGAGCTTGTCGGAGATGCGCGCCGCGGGCGCGTTCGGGGCGTGA